The genomic DNA AGCGACCGCGCGATCCAGCAGATCACCCAGCACGCCGCTGATCACCGCGACCTGCCTTTCTTCCAATACGTCGCCTACACCGCGCCGCACTGGCCGCTCCACGCGCACGAGGAAGACATTGCCAAATACAAGGGCCGTTTCGACGCCGGCTGGGATCAGCTCCGCGAAGAGCGTCTCCAGCGCATGATCGACATGGGCATCATCGACCCGGACTGGGACCTCACCGACCGCGACCCCGATGTCGGCCCCTGGGCGGACCAGCCACACAAGGAGTGGGAAGCCCGCCGCATGGAAGTCTATGCTGCGCAAATCGAGCGTATGGACCGCGGCATCGGCCGCATCATTCAATCACTCAAAGACACCGGACAATACGAAAACACCGTCATCATCTTCCTTGCCGACAACGGTGGCTGCGCCGAGGAATTGCACGAGACCTGGGGCCCGGGAATGATGGGCAAAAGCATCGCGGAATTCACCCGCGATGGCCGCAAGGTACAGATCGGCAACGACCCGAGCGTCATGCCCGGCGGCGAAGAGACCTACCAGAGCTACGGCGTGCCGTGGGCCAACGTGTCGAACACGCCCTTCCGCCTCTACAAACACTGGGTGCACGAAGGCGGCATTGCCACGCCGTTCATTGTCCACTGGCCAGCGGGCATCGAGGCCAAGGGCGAATTCCGCACGCAATGCGCGCAGCTACCCGACGTCATGGCGACCTTCCTCGACCTGGCTGGCGCAACTTATCCCACCGAGCGCGCGGGCCAAAGGGTGAAGCCGCTGGAGGGCTTTAGCATTGCGCCGACTTTTCAAGACAAAGACTTCGGCCGCAAGGTCCTCTGCTGGGAACACGAGGGCAACAAAGCCCTGCGTCGCGGCAAATGGAAACTCGTCTGCCGCCACCCGGGCGATTGGGAGCTCTTCGACATGGAAACCGACCGCACCGAGATGCACGACCTCGCCGCCGAGCACCCCGCACTCGTCGAGGAGTTAGCAGCACTCTGGCAAGACTGGGCTGACCGCGTCGGCGTGATCGATTGGGACAAGCTCTGCGCCATGCGCAAAGCCAAGTAAAAGTTCCCCACCCCTACGTCAGTCCTCCGTAAAAGCGGCATGACGACCCGTATATTTCTAAACGCAATCCCGTTCCGATAGGCAGCAAAAGGCAAAGCTGCTAGTTAGTTTACTCATTCTCTCGATATTCACTCAAAGCTGAGAGTCTCATCTCCATTGTTTCCAAAGAATACAGTGAACCAATGAATTCTGAGAATTTCGGCGTGTGATGCTCAACGGTAGAAGCCAACAATTCCGAGTCGTTTAAGTATGGCAACATATCGACCCGTAGAGCATCTGCGATCCTATACAAATCACAATTTGACCAATCCTTAGCCTCAAGTGGCTTACGGGCGAGAAATGTACCGTGATAGATGCTTTCGAAATTGAACTCACCGGCTAATGAAATCTGCATGTATAGATAGCAATATTTATCGGTCCTGACTGGCACAGCATATCGGAGATCGTTAATCGCTACTACATTCTTAGATTCTAGTAGTTTGTCTTCAATGCCAGGTGCCAAAACAGTCGCAACCCCAGTGATATCTGGACGCGCATAAGAGGAGGTGCTAGCTTCTTCAATTGTCGTCCAAAGTGTTGTTGAACTTTGCCCCAAACATACAATTATTGAGAATAAATAGATAGTATATAATTTTATCATGAATTTGTAAATATCACTTACGTCTTCAAATCTTTCTAACAAGCTATTAAGCAACAACTGTAAGAGAATTAAGAATTGGTTTCATAATCAACCGATTTCTGTTTTTCCAAACACCGGCAGGGCATTCGCAAAACAACAGTAGTGGCTTTTCCAAAACAACAGTAGGGCAAACCTTATTTTGGCTCAGTTGCTTCGGTTGTCGTGCTTTAGGAGCGCGCGAGCGGCGTCAGCTTTTCGAAACCAAATAAGCGCCCGAGCCGATCATGGCGCAGCCTGCCAGACGGCGGGGCAACGCGCTGTTTACCCGGCCGGATAACTTGCCCACAATACGACGGGCGGCATAGGCGTAGATCAGTTTGACGCCGCCTACGGCGAGCACGGTGACAATCAGGATCAGCCCGATATCCACCGGTGCCAGCGACTGCATGTTGACGAAGGCTGGGAACAAGCTGGCGTAGAACAGGATCGCCTTCAGGTCGCCCAGGGTGAGCACGAAGCCCGCAGCTAAACTAGCCATCCATGAGGCGGCAGCAGCGCTGCCCGACGCGCTAATCGGCTTGGGCTTGGGGGCGCGCAGCAGGCTCACGCCGACCCAGATTAAATACCCGCCGCCCAGGATTTTCACGATTGCAAATAGCGAGCCCATCGTCTCGGCAATGACCGTCATCCCCAGGATCGCGAGCAGCGCAAAAAGGACATCAGCCAACACGATGCCCAAGGCCACGGCAGCACCATGCGCAAACCCGTGTGTGGCTGAGCGCACAACGACCAAGGCGACACTCGCGCTCGGCACAGCCGCCAAAACAAGCATCACCACCAAGAGAAAAACTGAGTCCGTAACGTTCATACAACTGGTGCTAATACGCTACCCTGCCCGCGCTTTGAGACGACGGTATTCGGTAGGGGTGTGGCCAGCGACGCGCTTAAAGCTGCGGTTGAATTGCGAGATGGAGTCAAAGCCGACTTCGAAGGCGATCTCGCTGACGCGCAGATTGAGGTTGGTGAGCATGGTCTTGGCTTTCTCCACCCGAACGCGGGCCAGATAATCCGTGAAGGTGATACCCGTCGCCTGCTTGAAGACTTTGCAAAAGTGGCGCGTGCTGGCGTTGACGGCTTTCGCGGCGTCGTCGAGCGAAAGTTGCTCCTGGTAACGGTCCTGGATGTATTTTTTGGCATTGGCCACCAGCATTGGGTCGGCGTCGCTTTCCTCCACGGCGATGCTGTTACTGATCGTCGCCAAGTGTTCGGCAAAGGTCGACAGCAGCGCGATCATCGCCTCGTATTGCCCGCGGTCGAGGACCTTGGTGTTGAAGTAGGCCTCCTGCAAGTGCTTGAGATTGACCTCGCTGCCCCACTTTAAAATCTGCTTCGTGGTCTGCGAAAACTCCTGCTCATTGGGCTGGTGGAGGAGGATTTGACCCGTCTGCAAAAAGGCGATCAGTTGGTCACCCACGCGAATGGGCACCGCCGTATCGCACAACCCGGCAAAGCAATGCAGGCTCTTGGGCTCGAGGCCGGCCTCTTGCTCCAGCTGCTCCTGCATCTTCAGGCAATTGGCGCAGCCGACGTTGGTGCGGCCCATCAGCTTGCAAAATTCATTTTCGTCGGCCTGCCCGGAAAGGGCGTTTTCGTAGGACTGAATCGGCCGAATGCCCAGCGGCAAGCCCGTGGCTTTGCGGAATGCTTTCTGGTAATCCTTGAAGATCTGCGTCTCCTCGAGCAGAGCCGTAGCCTGGCGCGAGCGCTCAGAAGCAGGGTCTCCGGCGGCCTGGGGCTTATCGAGGTTATTAGCGAGTTTCATACAGGGTGCGATGCGAATAATTGCGCAGTGTTGGTCAGGATATGCGGAGACAATCTAGGCGGGTTTATGCGAAAATCAACCCATGAATAAACGCCTCACGAGCTACCTCCGCGACAACCGGGATCATATCATTGAGAACTGGTTGATGGAGAGCGACCTGCCCCCTCCGACCGATCGCTCAGAGTGTGAGGGCTCGGTGCCGGTCGCCTTTCTGGAGGGCGTGTTTGACCGCGTGCTGGAGCGCATCAGCGGCAGCCAGCCCGCCTGCCACTGCGGCACTGCAAACCAAAAAGTAGAGCTGCGCCAGATACTCGGTGTGACCTGCGCCTGCCAGACGAACCGCTTGCGCGGCCACGTTTGCCTGGAGCTGCATGAGGCCGGCATCCGCGCATTTGGTGCCATCATGCACGACAGCTGGGACGCCCAACAGGAGTTTAATGACTTCGACCGCGAGAACTCGCTTAAGGCAATCAACGAAGCGCTGGCGTGGATTTTTAGCCAGGAAATCTTCCGCTGCCCACACCGCGTCGGCAAGCAGGACTGCCCCTTCACCCTCAACTAGTTTTAGCCCATGGAAATCTTACTCTTAACCGTATTCCTGAGCACCCTGCTCGCCGGATTTTTTCTGTTTCTGTTTTGGCGGGACCGGCAAACGGAAACGCATCGCAGCATGGAGCAGGAGTCACTGCGCCCCTTTGCTGTCGAAAAACCCGTGGAGGCCATTCGCAAGTGAGCACCGTAAAAAGCACCAACACCACGACCATCGAATACGACGACAAGTCCGTCCGGTGGTTCCTCGTTGCATCCGTCATCTGGGCGCTCGTTGGCCTTGGAGCCGGCGTGCTCATCGCGTCGCAGCTAAACTTCTGGCGGATGAATTTTAACATGGAGTGGCTGACCTTTGGCCGCCTCCGCCCGCTACACACCAACGCCGCGATCTTCGCGTTTGTTGGCAACATGATGTTCGCGGGCATTTATTACTCCACCCAGCGCCTGTGCCGCTGCCGCACGGCGTCCGACCTGCTATCGAAGATTCACTTCTGGGGCTGGCAGGGCATTATCGTGCTGGCGGCCATCACCCTCCCGCTGGGCTACAGCCGCGGTAAGGAATACGCCGAGCTGATCTGGCCGATCAATATCCTTGTCGCCGTCATCTGGCTGGTCTTCGCCGCGAACTTTTTCTGGACGCTCGCTAAGCGCAACGAGAAGAGCCTCTACGTCGCGCTGTGGTTCTACATCGCGACCATCGTCACCGTGACGATGCTCTACGTGGTCAACCACCTCTCGCTGCCGACAAGCTTCACGCACAGCTATCCGATCTTTGGCGGCGTGCAGGACGCGCTTGTCCAATGGTGGTATGGGCACAACGCCGTGGCGTTCTTTTTAACGACGCCGATCCTCGGCATCATGTATTACTTCGTGCCGAAGGCGGCCAACCGTCCGGTATATAGCTACCGTCTCTCGGTCATTCACTTCTGGTCGCTGGTGTTCATTTACATCTGGGCCGGTCCGCACCACTTGCTCAACACCGCCCTGCCCGGCTGGCTGCAAACGCTGGGGATGCTGTTCAGCCTGATGCTCTGGGCTCCCAGCTGGGGCGGCATGCTCAACGGCCTGCTTACCCTGCGCGGCGCGTGGGATAAGCTGCGCACCGACCCGGTGATCAAGTTCTTCGCCGCCGGCGTCACCTTCTACGGCATGGCGACTTTTGAAGGCCCGCTGCTTTCGATCAAATCCGTTAACGCGCTCTCGCACTACACGGACTGGACGATCGGTCACGTGCACGGTGGCACGCTCGGCTGGAATGGCTTCATGGCCGCCGGGATGTTCTACTGGCTCGCACCGAGACTTTGGAATACAAAGCTTTACTCGCAGAACCTCGCCAACATGCACTTCTGGTTGGGCATGGTCGGCATCCTGCTCTACGTAGCGGCCATGTGGGTCTCCGGCATTACGCAAGGACTCATGCTCAACGGCACCGTTGACCAGGGCACCCTGCTCGCCTACCCGAACTTCCTCGACACGCTGCAGGCCATCCGCCCGATGATGCTCTTCCGTGTGATCGGCGGCGGGCTCTACCTGATCGGCTTCTTCATGATGGCCTATAACCTCTGGAAAACCGCCAAGGGCGGACAGCCGGTCAACGGCACGGTCGAAGTGGAATCCGCCATGAAGGAAATGACCGGCAGCGCCACGAAGTTCCGCGGTTACCTGAACCCGCCCGTCGTTTACAGCGTGCTGATCCTTGGCTCGGCCGCGGTGATGATCTTCGGGCAAGGCGTGGCGTTCCTCGCGGGCATCTTCTTCACCGGCGTCTTTACGCTGGCGGCGATCTCGCACTTCGAGTTCAGCGGCGCCAAGTGGAGCGAGTGGTATGACCAACTGCTGGAGCACGGCTTGACCTTTACCGTGTTGACCGTCATCGCCGCAGCCATTGGTGGCATGGTGCAGATCATCCCCACGGTCACCATGCAACGCGCCGAGAACATTGAGGGGCATTTGCAAATCCCCTACACCTCGCTGGAGCTGACCGGCCGCGACATCTACGTGAGCGAGGGTTGCTACAACTGCCACTCGCAGATGATCCGCACGATGACGCCCGACATCCTCCGCTACGGCGACTACTCGCGCCTCGGTGAATCCATTTATGACCACCCGTTCCAGTGGGGCTCCAAGCGCACCGGGCCGGACCTCGCCCGCGAAGGCGGCGATATCCAGTCCGGGGCCGAACTGATGCGCATTGGCAAACGCTCCAACGACTGGCACTACCTCCACCTCATGGATCCGCGCCAAGTGTCTGACGGCTCCAACATGCCAAACTACCCGTGGCTCATCGCCAAGGACGCCAAGACCGGAACGCTCATGTCGAAGATTAACGCGATGCGTATGCTCGGCGTGCCTTACGACATCGGCCTATCCGAAGAAGAAGTCATGGCGGAATACAATCTGCAGGCCAACGAGATCGTGGCCGACCTCGCCGAAAGCGGCGTCTTCGTGGAGCCCAACAAGCAGATCGTCGCGCTCATCGCCTACCTGCAAAAACTCGGTGCCTTCGAGGACAACACCAAGGTGCCCAAACAGGATAAACCCGACACCTCCTTGCCATTCGAATCCGTTGCCACGGCAACTCCGGCCAACCACTAACCGAAAGAACGACTATGTTTAAGCGCATCATTTACGACAACTGGACGAACATTGTTCCCGTCATTTCCTTCTGGCTGACCTTTGGCGTGTTCATGGCCATTACCATTCGCGCCCTTTGCTTCAAGAAGGACTTCGTGGAGCACATGGGCAACCTTCCCCTGGAAGACCAACCCGGAGAATCGGAATCCAAAGCATGAGCGACGTAAAACCAGAAGACCTGCCCGAAGGCGTCATCCTCAAAGACCACACCTACGACGGCATTCAGGAATATGACCAACGCCTGCCGCGCTGGTGGCTGCTCACGCTGTATGGCGCCATCATCTTTGCCGGCGGTTACTTCATGTTCAGCCAGTATTACTCTGGATCGCAAAGTAACCAGGAGCGCGTCGAGTCCGAGATGAAGAAGATCGACGCCATTCGCCTGGCCAACTCCATTGACGTGACCAACAACGAAATGTTCTGGGACATGAGCAAGAACCCGTCCTTCGTGCTAGCGGGCGAGAAGACCTTCCAGTCCACCTGCAGTCCCTGCCATGGGGCCAACCTGCAAGGCGGCATCGGCTTCAACCTCGTCGATGGCGAGTGGGTGCATGGCGCTGCGCCGTCCTCCATCTACAACACCATCTACAATGGCGTGCCGGATAAAGGCATGCAGGCCTGGGGCACGATGTTGGGCCAAAAGCGGATCGCCGAAGTCGTCGCCTACGTCCTGAGCAAGAACGACGAAGCAACACTCCGCGCCGCCGCAGAAAGCGAGGGCTCTTAAGTGAGCGCCCCCGCCAGCAACAAGAAGCCGATCCGGGAATCCGTTACGACGATCAACGATGACGGATCGCGCTTCTTCTTGCACCCGGCGGACGTCAGCGGTAAGTTTACTTTGCTTCGCAGAGTAACCGCAGTGCTGCTGATCCTGGTTTACATCGCGCTGCCATGGATTCCCATCAATGGCTACCCGGCGGTGTTCCTCGATGTCGCCCAGCGGCGCTTCCACCTATTCGGCCTCACCTTCGCCGCTCAGGACATGTGGATGGCGTTCTTTTTCATCACAGGCTTGGGCTTTTCGCTGTATGTCGTCACCGCGCTGTTCGGGCGCCTCTGGTGCGGCTGGGCCTGCCCGCAGACAGTGTTCCTGGAGCACGTTTACCGCCGCATCGAGCGGCTGATTGAGGGCGACCATACCAAGCGCAAACAGCTCGACCGCAAAGACTGGGATGCGCACAAGGCGACGCTGCGCGTCATCAAGCACGGGCTGTTCATTATCGTGTCGCTGATCATTGCGCACATCTTCCTCTCCTACTTTGTCTCGATGCGCAACCTCTATGGAATGATGACGCACAGCCCGTTGGAGCACTGGAGTGCGTTCCTGTTTATAATTATCACGACAACGATCATCTACTTTAACTTCTCGTGGTTTCGCGAACAACTCTGCCTCGTCATCTGCCCGTATGGTCGGCTACAATCCGCACTCATCGACGACGACTCCATCGTCATCGGCTACGATGAAATCCGCGGCGAACCGCGAGGCCCCGCCAAAAAGACCGACATTGGCGACTGCATTGACTGCCGCCGCTGCGTGCAAGTTTGCCCCACGGGCATCGACATCCGCCAAGGCCTGCAGATCGAGTGCATCGGCTGCTCGAACTGCATTGACGCGTGTGACGCCATCATGGACAAGCTCGGTCGAGACCGTGGCCTGGTTCGCTACGACTCGCTCAACGGACTGGCCGGTAAAAAGAAGCGCATTATCCGCCCGCGCCTCTTTCTCTACGGTGCGCTCATGCTGCTGGGTCTAGCCGCAATGACTTTCTCCGCGACAAAGCTCACGAGCGCAAACATGAACGTGGTCCGCATGACTGGCTCGCCTTACTTCATAACGGAGACCGGCCTTCGCAACCAATACATGGTCCGCATCATAAACAAAGACGACGCGGAGAAAAACTTTACCATCCACGCTGAGGCCGCCGGACAAACGGTGACATTTGTTGGCACGGATGAACCCATCACCGTCGAGTCTATGGGCGAACTGGTGCAGCCTGTCGTCGTCTCCATCACCAAGGAAGACTACACCGGCAAGTTCCCCGTGAGCATCGAGCTGATCGACCCCGACGGCAAAACGATCATCTCCCGCGAAACAGAATTCGTCGGCCCCGATCCCAAGCTCTTCAAGCAACATGAATCAGGAGAATAAACCTCGCGGCCTGCGCATCCCGCTGTGGGTCCCCGTGACACTCGCCTTCATCCTGCTCATCGCCGCATGGACTACGCTGATCGTCATTGCACAGAAGCACCCGACCGAACGCGTTCCGGTCGAAACCGCCAGCGCAACTGAGCAGCCCGAATAAGCCATCATGGCCACCTCCACCAAAGCGCATTGCGAACACTGCGGAACGCCCTTCCAGCCGAAGGCGCAAGAGCGTTTTTGCTGCCATGGCTGCGAGTATGTGTTCCAGATGCTGCACGATGTCGGCTTCACGCGCTTCTATGATTTGAAGGGCAGCCAAGCCACGCCGCCCGTCGGCTCGCGAGCATTTCGCACGGTGGACGTCACCTGGCTACAGGAGGCCATGGCCAAAGCCGAGGAGTCAGCGACGAACGGTATTGCCGAGGCAACCTTTGGCGTGCGCGGCATTTCCTGCGTGGGTTGTGTGTGGCTAATCGAAGCGGTGTATGACGCCCAGCCCGGCGCGCGCTCCATCAATATCGATGCGCGCAAAGGCGCCATCCGCCCCCGCTGGCACGTAGGAGAATTTGACGCCGCGCACTTCGCCCGCGAGCTGCAAAAACTTGGCTACGAAGTCGTTCCCGAGCCCGCCAAGGACACTAAGTCAAGCGCCTCCAGTAGCATCGCCCAACGCGTTGGCATCTGCGGATTTCTGCTAATGAACACGATGCTGTTCACGCTACCGAGCTATCTCGGCATGGCCTCGGATTACTTTCTTGCGCCGCTCTTCTCAATGCTTGGCGCGTTGTTCGCGACGCTCAGCCTCGTGATCGGCGGCAGTTATTTCTTCAAGCGCGCCAGTCAAGCTTTGCGACACAAAGTATTGTCGATCGACTTCCCCATCGCCCTCGGTTTGGGCGCGGCCTATCTCGGCTCTATTACCGGATGGCTGACCGGCGCCGCGCACATGATCTACTTCGACTTCGTGGCGACGTTCGTCTTTCTTATGCTCTGTGGCCGTTGGCTGCAGGAGTATGCGCTCGAAAAAAATCGGCAACACCTGAACCGCCGGCAGACCGAAAGCCAATACGTGACGATCTACGGCGGTCCCGAAGATGGCGCACGCAAGCCCATTGAGCAGGTCAAGCGCGGCGATGCCTACGTGATCGCGCCGGGCGAGATCAACCCCGTCAGCGCGCGCCTGAAGACCAATGCCTCGCTCAGCCTGGAGTGGATCAACGGCGAGCCCGATCCGGTTGCCTGGCTGGACGGCCAGATAGCCCCGGCTGGCGCAATCAATGTCGGCCTGAGCGCTGTCGCCATGACGGCCGAGGAAGCATGGCAAGACAGCTTACTCGCCCGCTTACTCGAGCCGCCCAAGGAAGACTTTCAG from Cerasicoccus sp. TK19100 includes the following:
- a CDS encoding arylsulfatase, producing the protein MPSKSPNFILILNDDMGYSDLGCYGGEVNTPSLNSLAEGGLRYTQFYNTARCCPSRASLLTGLHPHQADVGHMMGNDDVDGYLGDLNAQAVTIPEALKAAGYRNYMSGKWHVTRYTEQEDPKHNWPLQRGFDDFFGMIGGAANFWQVSTLAEGNERIDPLATPDDFFFTDAISDRAIQQITQHAADHRDLPFFQYVAYTAPHWPLHAHEEDIAKYKGRFDAGWDQLREERLQRMIDMGIIDPDWDLTDRDPDVGPWADQPHKEWEARRMEVYAAQIERMDRGIGRIIQSLKDTGQYENTVIIFLADNGGCAEELHETWGPGMMGKSIAEFTRDGRKVQIGNDPSVMPGGEETYQSYGVPWANVSNTPFRLYKHWVHEGGIATPFIVHWPAGIEAKGEFRTQCAQLPDVMATFLDLAGATYPTERAGQRVKPLEGFSIAPTFQDKDFGRKVLCWEHEGNKALRRGKWKLVCRHPGDWELFDMETDRTEMHDLAAEHPALVEELAALWQDWADRVGVIDWDKLCAMRKAK
- a CDS encoding LysE family translocator, whose product is MNVTDSVFLLVVMLVLAAVPSASVALVVVRSATHGFAHGAAVALGIVLADVLFALLAILGMTVIAETMGSLFAIVKILGGGYLIWVGVSLLRAPKPKPISASGSAAAASWMASLAAGFVLTLGDLKAILFYASLFPAFVNMQSLAPVDIGLILIVTVLAVGGVKLIYAYAARRIVGKLSGRVNSALPRRLAGCAMIGSGAYLVSKS
- a CDS encoding PocR ligand-binding domain-containing protein, which codes for MKLANNLDKPQAAGDPASERSRQATALLEETQIFKDYQKAFRKATGLPLGIRPIQSYENALSGQADENEFCKLMGRTNVGCANCLKMQEQLEQEAGLEPKSLHCFAGLCDTAVPIRVGDQLIAFLQTGQILLHQPNEQEFSQTTKQILKWGSEVNLKHLQEAYFNTKVLDRGQYEAMIALLSTFAEHLATISNSIAVEESDADPMLVANAKKYIQDRYQEQLSLDDAAKAVNASTRHFCKVFKQATGITFTDYLARVRVEKAKTMLTNLNLRVSEIAFEVGFDSISQFNRSFKRVAGHTPTEYRRLKARAG
- the ccoN gene encoding cytochrome-c oxidase, cbb3-type subunit I, with amino-acid sequence MSTVKSTNTTTIEYDDKSVRWFLVASVIWALVGLGAGVLIASQLNFWRMNFNMEWLTFGRLRPLHTNAAIFAFVGNMMFAGIYYSTQRLCRCRTASDLLSKIHFWGWQGIIVLAAITLPLGYSRGKEYAELIWPINILVAVIWLVFAANFFWTLAKRNEKSLYVALWFYIATIVTVTMLYVVNHLSLPTSFTHSYPIFGGVQDALVQWWYGHNAVAFFLTTPILGIMYYFVPKAANRPVYSYRLSVIHFWSLVFIYIWAGPHHLLNTALPGWLQTLGMLFSLMLWAPSWGGMLNGLLTLRGAWDKLRTDPVIKFFAAGVTFYGMATFEGPLLSIKSVNALSHYTDWTIGHVHGGTLGWNGFMAAGMFYWLAPRLWNTKLYSQNLANMHFWLGMVGILLYVAAMWVSGITQGLMLNGTVDQGTLLAYPNFLDTLQAIRPMMLFRVIGGGLYLIGFFMMAYNLWKTAKGGQPVNGTVEVESAMKEMTGSATKFRGYLNPPVVYSVLILGSAAVMIFGQGVAFLAGIFFTGVFTLAAISHFEFSGAKWSEWYDQLLEHGLTFTVLTVIAAAIGGMVQIIPTVTMQRAENIEGHLQIPYTSLELTGRDIYVSEGCYNCHSQMIRTMTPDILRYGDYSRLGESIYDHPFQWGSKRTGPDLAREGGDIQSGAELMRIGKRSNDWHYLHLMDPRQVSDGSNMPNYPWLIAKDAKTGTLMSKINAMRMLGVPYDIGLSEEEVMAEYNLQANEIVADLAESGVFVEPNKQIVALIAYLQKLGAFEDNTKVPKQDKPDTSLPFESVATATPANH
- a CDS encoding cbb3-type cytochrome c oxidase N-terminal domain-containing protein, with protein sequence MSDVKPEDLPEGVILKDHTYDGIQEYDQRLPRWWLLTLYGAIIFAGGYFMFSQYYSGSQSNQERVESEMKKIDAIRLANSIDVTNNEMFWDMSKNPSFVLAGEKTFQSTCSPCHGANLQGGIGFNLVDGEWVHGAAPSSIYNTIYNGVPDKGMQAWGTMLGQKRIAEVVAYVLSKNDEATLRAAAESEGS
- the ccoG gene encoding cytochrome c oxidase accessory protein CcoG, translated to MSAPASNKKPIRESVTTINDDGSRFFLHPADVSGKFTLLRRVTAVLLILVYIALPWIPINGYPAVFLDVAQRRFHLFGLTFAAQDMWMAFFFITGLGFSLYVVTALFGRLWCGWACPQTVFLEHVYRRIERLIEGDHTKRKQLDRKDWDAHKATLRVIKHGLFIIVSLIIAHIFLSYFVSMRNLYGMMTHSPLEHWSAFLFIIITTTIIYFNFSWFREQLCLVICPYGRLQSALIDDDSIVIGYDEIRGEPRGPAKKTDIGDCIDCRRCVQVCPTGIDIRQGLQIECIGCSNCIDACDAIMDKLGRDRGLVRYDSLNGLAGKKKRIIRPRLFLYGALMLLGLAAMTFSATKLTSANMNVVRMTGSPYFITETGLRNQYMVRIINKDDAEKNFTIHAEAAGQTVTFVGTDEPITVESMGELVQPVVVSITKEDYTGKFPVSIELIDPDGKTIISRETEFVGPDPKLFKQHESGE
- a CDS encoding heavy metal translocating P-type ATPase, whose protein sequence is MATSTKAHCEHCGTPFQPKAQERFCCHGCEYVFQMLHDVGFTRFYDLKGSQATPPVGSRAFRTVDVTWLQEAMAKAEESATNGIAEATFGVRGISCVGCVWLIEAVYDAQPGARSINIDARKGAIRPRWHVGEFDAAHFARELQKLGYEVVPEPAKDTKSSASSSIAQRVGICGFLLMNTMLFTLPSYLGMASDYFLAPLFSMLGALFATLSLVIGGSYFFKRASQALRHKVLSIDFPIALGLGAAYLGSITGWLTGAAHMIYFDFVATFVFLMLCGRWLQEYALEKNRQHLNRRQTESQYVTIYGGPEDGARKPIEQVKRGDAYVIAPGEINPVSARLKTNASLSLEWINGEPDPVAWLDGQIAPAGAINVGLSAVAMTAEEAWQDSLLARLLEPPKEDFQAKRLQKVLSVYIVLVLAIAAVGGLAWLALGGGVINALQVFISVLIVSCPCALGVALPMTDELCQTKLRRDGLFIRNNDIWERLRQVRTVVFDKTGTITLETPRLINAGVLDRLSSTASLALYRLVDNNLHPVARSIRESLLLRYPSLQLHPIETPNQEMVGHGVYFISNDGNTWSLGKAGWSPQPDSQALPCKVDGATELRCNGTLLTTFHFEEDIRDDAREAIDWLKEERFNIAILSGDASANVTRIATQLGIEPPQAHGQCSPDDKADWIGEFAPDSALMIGDGANDRLAFDRAICRGTPIVDRSLLEASADFFFFGRSMDCLPSLLRLAKQRRKAVNAIFALAIAYNLIAVSLCLAGAMHPLLAAILMPLSSIATLLVPWRWLRC